The region AGGCGGTCTGCCTCCTCTGCCTCCTCAGACTTAGGATACTTGGCAGAGAAATCAGAAAGCGAGTTAATTACCTCACGGAAGTTGCCAAGATCGAAATTCACCTGCGCATACTTCAGCGTGGCCGCCTCGGTTACGGCCTTGTCATGGTCGTTTTTGCGTGCCTGGTCGAAGGCGGTGAGGGCAAACTGTTTGTTATTCTCCTTCAGGTAGCTCAGGCCCAGGTAATAAGCTGCGTTCTGGCCAAGCGAATCCTTTTTGAGCGCCACCGGCTTAAAGTTGGCAATGGCGTTCTTATAGTTATTGTTCTTATAATCGGTGAAAGCGATCTTATACTGTATCACCGGCTCCAGGGAGCGCTTGCCTTTGGCGTACTCGCTGAAGTATTTTTCGGCAGTCGCGTACTCGCCACGCTGGTAGTAGGCATCGCCCACCAACAGGGCAATCTCGTCGCGCTGCTGCACCTCCGGTTTTTTGGCCAGGGCCGCTTCACCATACCGGATCACCTCAAAAATGTCCTTCTCCTTGTAGAGGATCTCAGTCACCATGTAAGGCACGATGCGGGCGTAAGCCTCATTCTTCTCGGCGATCTTCAGATCCTCTTTGGCAGCGGCGTAATCGCCCTTGCGGTACGAGATGTAGCCGGCGTAATAGTTAGAGGCATAGGCAAAGCGGTGGTCATCCTCCCGGAAACCGGTTGTTTTGTTCTTGTCGAACCAGATTTTGGCGTTATCGAAATCCTTGGTTGCGAAATACGAGTAGCCTAGCTTAAACTCCAGCTCCTTGTTCTGCTTTATACTTAACAGGTGCGTTGGTGCATCTTTCAGCAGCTCCACCGCTTTCTTGTAATCCTTCTGCTCAAAGTAGTACAGGCCCAGCTCATAGTTGGCTAGTGCCGTCTTCGGGTGCGTCGGGTATTTGCGGGCAAAGTTGAGCACCAGCTGTTCGGCATCGGGGTGCAGCAGGTACAGGCCGCTCAGGGCATAGTAATACTGCGCATCGGCGGTTTTGGCGTCGTTGCCGATTAATTCGATATACTTCTTAAAGGCCTCCTGCGCCGCCCCATACTTGGCACGGTCAAAAAGCTCTACCCCTTCATGAAAGTATCGCTCCTCGGAGGTGAAAGCCTGCGTGTGCTGCGCCACCACCACATGGGAGCCGCCTGTCAGTACCGAAGCAAGTGCTATTTTGTAAGCTATCTTCATATTTCCCTGTTCGCCCCAGAGGGGCACGTCGTTTTATTCTGATTAAAGGAGAAAGTATAACACGGCTTTGTATTACCGCTGCCCATACTACCTCACTCAAAGTTACTAATTTTTAGAAAGCCACAACGGCCTTTGCTGATTTTATAAGTATGACCCCGCAAAGTATAGCAAAACCTCTATAACAATGGCAGGAACCGCAAATTATTGTGCCTGTGGAAAAATAAAGCCTACAAGGCCAGCGCCCGCGGCACTGGGTGCAGCACCTTGAAAACCAGCTCGCGCAGAATATCGGCCTCGCTCATATCGCCGCCGGTGATACCCTTCACCTGCAGGTCGGCCACCCGGATAAAGTGGATGATATCGACGCAGCGTGGCAGCGGGTACACCCGCATGGCCTGCATGTAGTCCTTCACCTTCCAGGCCTGGTTGCCCAGGCTTTTCCTCAGGCCAGCCTCCGATTTGTCGGACTGTGTGTGCAGCGTCAGGATCTTGGTAAAGAAGGTGAAGAGCATCGTCAGGTTAGGGATGAGCGGGTTATTCTTAGGGTTGGCCTCGAAGTAATGGATGATGCGGTTGGCTTTCAGCGCGTCGCGGGCTATAAGAGCCGCCTGCAGCTCAAAAATATTGTACTCCTTGCTGATGCCCACGTTCTCCTGTACCAGCCCTTCATCCACGGTGGCACCCGGCTTCAGGTTAATCAGCAGCTTGTCGATCTCGTTGGCCAGCCGGGAGAGGTCGGAGCCGATGTACTCGCTCAATAGCTGCACCGCCGGCTGCGTGGCCTTCATCCCCTTGCCTTTGAGGTAGCCGTTAATCCAGGCGGGCACCTGGTTGTCGTACAGCTTCTTGGTGGTAAGCAGCACTGCATGCTTTTGCACCGCCTTGGCCAGCGACTTGCGCCCGTCCAGTGACTTGTGCTTGTAGCAGAAGACGAGGATGGTAGAAGGCAGCGGGTGCTGCAGGTAGGCTTCCAATTGCCTCATCCCCTCCTCTTTCTCGATATCCAGTATACTTTGTGCCTCCTTCACAATCACCACCGACCTGTCCGACATCATGGGGAAACGCTTGGCCTGCAGCAGCACCTGCGACACATCCACATCCTTGCCATAGAGCACCACCTGGTTAAAGCCCTTCTCGTGCTCCTGCAGCGCATGCTCCTCAATATAATCGGCAATAGAGTCGATGTAATAGGATTCCTCGCCCTGCAGAAAGTATACAGGGGCAAATTGCCGTTGCTTAAGTTGCTCTAAAATGCCTTCGGGTGTATGGGCCATGGTAGTGTGGGTGTAGCGGATGCGAAGCGGGGCATTTTATAGGTGCAGCCCCGTTCTTACAAATTTAAGGCATCCCCCCGAAACTCAAAGTATAAACCATGGAATATTGGAGCAGGTAAATGGAGAACTCAAATGCAGCAAGGCGTGTTTTATACCACACAGCCTTACGCCCCCGTTTAAGCAAGTATGGTGCAGGCTGGCTTATCTATACTTCCATGATATTTTCCCCTAAAAACGGCCGTTCTGCCGCGCGTAGCAGGAGGTTTGCAAAACGAGTAGCCCTTTGGTCGCTGCTGGTGCTGCTGCTGGTAAGCATGCTGTCGGCTGTCAGGCCCTACGCAGGTGTGGCACCGATCGTACTTAAAACCGAAGCGCTGCCTTTCTCGGCAAAAGAATTCTACGTGGTTAAAGTAGTGGATGAGCGGGCCAATAAAAAGGCTGTGGCCCACATCATTCCTGCCCCTGCGCCTGGTGCGGCGCCTGCCACGGCTGCTGTACCCGTAGACCTGCAGGGTGGCGGCTTGCAGGCCGTGCAGCAGTTCATCGCCAAAGGCATACCGGCAAATAAGAAACTACGCCCCATCATCATCACTTTAAAAGAATTTGAAGTAAAGGAAACACCGGCAGAGAATGGCCGCGTGCAGGGCCAGGCCGTTACGGCCATGAAGTTCGAGTTGCAGGACGAGGGCGAGATCATTCCTTTAACAGAGTATAAAGGCGGTATCCGCTACAACAGGCCCGCCAGCCAGGTAGAGGCCGTGGAGCCGGCGCTGCGCCAGTCGCTGACAGGGGCGCTGGCATACTTTAATAAGTGGATGGAGGAAAATGTAAGCACCAACCCACGCCTGGCCAAAAGTATAAAAGTAATCTTTTCGGACTATACGGCAGCCTCTGCGCCGGACACCGTCTTCTACTCGCCCTCCCGCCCGCTGAACTGGAACGATTTTACGGGCAGCCCCTCCAAGCCAAGCAAGTTTGCTGCGGCTGTTTTCCCAGGCTTTGCCTACGAGGGCCGCAGCGAGGTAGTAAATGGCGAACTGCACCTCTACCTCGACATGAAAGTATACGTGCTGCAAAGCTCCTCCTGGGTTAAGCCCGACTCGCGCAACGACTACAGCCTGAACCACGAGCAGAAGCATTTTGACCTGGTGAAGTTGGTGGCCGAGCGATTTAAAAAGAAAATCACGCCGGAGATCCTGTCGGTGGAGGACTTCAACAGCATCATCCAGTACCACTACATCGAGTCGTTCCGGGAAATGAACCAGCTACAGGACCAGTATGACGCCGAAACGCAGCACGGCCTGAACAAGGTAGTGCAGGAGCAGTGGAACAGGAAGATTGCGGAGGAGTTGGGGAGGTTGTAACGTGCTCGTGCATGAGGAGTTTGTAACGTGTTCGTGCAGCTGATGAACAAAGCGTAGCCGAAGTATAAAAGCTGCACCTTGTTCTCTGATGCTTTTTTATATCACACAATACTGTTTCTTCAATCGGTAACTATTGTTCCCGTCTCAAGGAACGCCCTTCTTACCAAAGAATCTGGCGGTATCATTCTGTAAAGTTTTCCTGTAGTATCCGCCCAAATTTTCTCTACAAGGTTAGGCTTGGGGTCTCCTTTTGGAAGTCGTAACAGATAATTGCCATTTTTGGCATAGCCCATCATAGAAGTGTCTATTACTACTCCATTACCCTTCAGAACTTTCAAATCTACTGTGAAGGTGTCAGTATAGTTTACACAGAATCCATGTAGAACACTCCAAGCTTTGTCTTCGAAGTAGTCTTCATGTAGTAACTTTGAATTAAACCGCACAAG is a window of Pontibacter kalidii DNA encoding:
- the holA gene encoding DNA polymerase III subunit delta, with protein sequence MAHTPEGILEQLKQRQFAPVYFLQGEESYYIDSIADYIEEHALQEHEKGFNQVVLYGKDVDVSQVLLQAKRFPMMSDRSVVIVKEAQSILDIEKEEGMRQLEAYLQHPLPSTILVFCYKHKSLDGRKSLAKAVQKHAVLLTTKKLYDNQVPAWINGYLKGKGMKATQPAVQLLSEYIGSDLSRLANEIDKLLINLKPGATVDEGLVQENVGISKEYNIFELQAALIARDALKANRIIHYFEANPKNNPLIPNLTMLFTFFTKILTLHTQSDKSEAGLRKSLGNQAWKVKDYMQAMRVYPLPRCVDIIHFIRVADLQVKGITGGDMSEADILRELVFKVLHPVPRALAL